A genomic window from Lotus japonicus ecotype B-129 chromosome 1, LjGifu_v1.2 includes:
- the LOC130743544 gene encoding uncharacterized protein LOC130743544 isoform X2 encodes MSVGKMYAEANLLYPYLHNFSQELHQLEEYCTTQKFNDSMSDLVEFSSMTEYDLTAEGDLFKAPEPIIEEPVMDLDSMTAAMPMISCGEDVSSQALESTDIDILQNEQLLNEVFYECKKDLLQNAALVSPLSEILEVKIPLLSIDENSIQENKPLPDMPLPKSVSSGSLSSMDWMQGAAMKPAFLDIPGIDLSAVYGMRRSFSEGDIKTLGNGNMNIVQSPHERPFFSSNCTSEERLQKLSRYRNKKTKRNFGRKIKYACRKALADSQPRIRGRFAKTEESEVKREGF; translated from the exons ATGTCTGTTGGAAAAATGTATGCAGAGGCCAACCTCCTCTACCCATATTTGCACAACTTCtctcaagagcttcatcaacttgAGGAGTACTGCACAACCCAGAAGTTCAATGACTCAATG AGTGACCTTGTCGAGTTTTCTTCCATGACGGAGTATGATTTGACAGCCGAGGGAGATCTGTTTAAAGCACCTGAACCTATTATTGAAGAGCCAGTCATGGACCTGGATTCCATGACAGCAGCCATGCCGATGATATCTTGCGGGGAAGATGTGTCCTCACAGGCACTGGAATCCACAGATATTGATATTCTTCAAAATGAACAGCTTCTGAACGAGGTATTCTATGAATGCAAAAAGGATCTCTTACAAAATGCAGCATTAGTGTCACCACTTTCTGAGATTCTGGAAGTCAAGATTCCTTTACTGAGCATTGATGAGAATTCAATTCAAGAAAACAAGCCACTTCCTGACATGCCATTACCAAAGAGCGTCAGTTCCGGAAGTTTGAGCTCAATGGACTGGATGCAAGGAGCTGCGATGAAGCCTGCTTTCCTTGATATCCCTGGAATAGATCTCAGCGCAGTTTATGGCATGCGGAGATCGTTTAGTGAAGGTGATATAAAG ACTCTTGGTAATGGTAATATGAACATCGTCCAATCTCCCCATGAGAGGCCTTTTTTTAGCAGCAACTGCACAAGTGAGGAACGCCTGCAAAAGCTCTCTAGATACAGGAATAAGAAGACAAAGAGGAATTTTGGGAGGAAAATCAAG TATGCTTGTAGGAAGGCTCTTGCTGACAGTCAACCGAGAATCCGCGGAAGATTTGCAAAGACCGAAGAATCTGAGGTGAAGAGGGAAGGATTTTGA
- the LOC130743544 gene encoding uncharacterized protein LOC130743544 isoform X1 — protein sequence MIICNNCQVQSGLCGCLVPVPLFQSSTPGFFSRTQYHASVDAWALNLKLSTLLQFNLFESLRLVSLFFACEGSAEHSDLVEFSSMTEYDLTAEGDLFKAPEPIIEEPVMDLDSMTAAMPMISCGEDVSSQALESTDIDILQNEQLLNEVFYECKKDLLQNAALVSPLSEILEVKIPLLSIDENSIQENKPLPDMPLPKSVSSGSLSSMDWMQGAAMKPAFLDIPGIDLSAVYGMRRSFSEGDIKTLGNGNMNIVQSPHERPFFSSNCTSEERLQKLSRYRNKKTKRNFGRKIKYACRKALADSQPRIRGRFAKTEESEVKREGF from the exons ATGATCATATGCAATAATTGTCAAGTTCAATCTGGACTTTGTGGCTGTTTGGTGCCAGTTCCACTGTTTCAGTCCTCAACACCTGGATTTTTTTCCCGCACTCAATATCATGCTTCAGTTGATGCTTGGGCTTTGAATTTGAAGCTATCTACCTTACTCCAATTCAATTTATTTGAAAGCTTGAGGCTAGTGAGCCTTTTTTTTGCATGCGAAGGCTCTGCTGAACAT AGTGACCTTGTCGAGTTTTCTTCCATGACGGAGTATGATTTGACAGCCGAGGGAGATCTGTTTAAAGCACCTGAACCTATTATTGAAGAGCCAGTCATGGACCTGGATTCCATGACAGCAGCCATGCCGATGATATCTTGCGGGGAAGATGTGTCCTCACAGGCACTGGAATCCACAGATATTGATATTCTTCAAAATGAACAGCTTCTGAACGAGGTATTCTATGAATGCAAAAAGGATCTCTTACAAAATGCAGCATTAGTGTCACCACTTTCTGAGATTCTGGAAGTCAAGATTCCTTTACTGAGCATTGATGAGAATTCAATTCAAGAAAACAAGCCACTTCCTGACATGCCATTACCAAAGAGCGTCAGTTCCGGAAGTTTGAGCTCAATGGACTGGATGCAAGGAGCTGCGATGAAGCCTGCTTTCCTTGATATCCCTGGAATAGATCTCAGCGCAGTTTATGGCATGCGGAGATCGTTTAGTGAAGGTGATATAAAG ACTCTTGGTAATGGTAATATGAACATCGTCCAATCTCCCCATGAGAGGCCTTTTTTTAGCAGCAACTGCACAAGTGAGGAACGCCTGCAAAAGCTCTCTAGATACAGGAATAAGAAGACAAAGAGGAATTTTGGGAGGAAAATCAAG TATGCTTGTAGGAAGGCTCTTGCTGACAGTCAACCGAGAATCCGCGGAAGATTTGCAAAGACCGAAGAATCTGAGGTGAAGAGGGAAGGATTTTGA
- the LOC130743544 gene encoding uncharacterized protein LOC130743544 isoform X3: protein MSDLVEFSSMTEYDLTAEGDLFKAPEPIIEEPVMDLDSMTAAMPMISCGEDVSSQALESTDIDILQNEQLLNEVFYECKKDLLQNAALVSPLSEILEVKIPLLSIDENSIQENKPLPDMPLPKSVSSGSLSSMDWMQGAAMKPAFLDIPGIDLSAVYGMRRSFSEGDIKTLGNGNMNIVQSPHERPFFSSNCTSEERLQKLSRYRNKKTKRNFGRKIKYACRKALADSQPRIRGRFAKTEESEVKREGF from the exons ATG AGTGACCTTGTCGAGTTTTCTTCCATGACGGAGTATGATTTGACAGCCGAGGGAGATCTGTTTAAAGCACCTGAACCTATTATTGAAGAGCCAGTCATGGACCTGGATTCCATGACAGCAGCCATGCCGATGATATCTTGCGGGGAAGATGTGTCCTCACAGGCACTGGAATCCACAGATATTGATATTCTTCAAAATGAACAGCTTCTGAACGAGGTATTCTATGAATGCAAAAAGGATCTCTTACAAAATGCAGCATTAGTGTCACCACTTTCTGAGATTCTGGAAGTCAAGATTCCTTTACTGAGCATTGATGAGAATTCAATTCAAGAAAACAAGCCACTTCCTGACATGCCATTACCAAAGAGCGTCAGTTCCGGAAGTTTGAGCTCAATGGACTGGATGCAAGGAGCTGCGATGAAGCCTGCTTTCCTTGATATCCCTGGAATAGATCTCAGCGCAGTTTATGGCATGCGGAGATCGTTTAGTGAAGGTGATATAAAG ACTCTTGGTAATGGTAATATGAACATCGTCCAATCTCCCCATGAGAGGCCTTTTTTTAGCAGCAACTGCACAAGTGAGGAACGCCTGCAAAAGCTCTCTAGATACAGGAATAAGAAGACAAAGAGGAATTTTGGGAGGAAAATCAAG TATGCTTGTAGGAAGGCTCTTGCTGACAGTCAACCGAGAATCCGCGGAAGATTTGCAAAGACCGAAGAATCTGAGGTGAAGAGGGAAGGATTTTGA